A region of Streptomyces sp. WMMC500 DNA encodes the following proteins:
- a CDS encoding C40 family peptidase, producing the protein MPRTPRSALTAASAVLLAAVLALPADAAPAPDVPDAGDSADPAEPAGMPGTAGSAGTPDVASGAAEPAADGPLGGLLARLQAVHGQAERATEAYHATAEDLKDVRAETARLAGDLADTRAELAAARRRAGLLARAQYRGPGLAPYLQLLLARDTETALDRKQVISRAIGNQAAVVKRLEAGAKRLDALTGSSREALARQRKLTGERKRRRDRVDDRLADVADALAELTPAKRAALDRMEVRGAEAERRELMAPGDGDGGGPGAAEDGKPGGRRPGSAGGSSGGSPDGTSGGASGGASGDTERAREPGARGPAEREPSGAGRRAVSYALDQVGKPYRAGAGGPGAFDSSGLTQRAWRHAGIRIPRTARGQWRELRRVPRDRMRPGDIVVYHRDASHVALYLGHGRVVEAPRTGQRVRVVPVTIRPARGAVRAG; encoded by the coding sequence ATGCCGCGCACCCCCCGCTCCGCCCTCACCGCCGCGTCCGCCGTCCTCCTCGCCGCGGTGCTGGCCCTGCCCGCCGACGCGGCGCCCGCGCCGGACGTCCCGGACGCGGGCGACTCCGCCGACCCCGCCGAGCCCGCCGGTATGCCGGGCACCGCCGGGTCCGCCGGCACTCCTGACGTGGCCTCAGGCGCCGCGGAACCGGCGGCCGACGGCCCGCTCGGCGGGTTGCTCGCCCGGCTCCAGGCCGTCCACGGACAGGCGGAGCGCGCGACCGAGGCGTACCACGCGACAGCCGAGGACCTGAAGGACGTACGCGCCGAGACCGCCAGGCTCGCCGGCGACCTCGCCGACACCCGCGCCGAACTCGCCGCCGCGCGCCGCCGGGCCGGACTGCTCGCCCGCGCGCAGTACCGGGGTCCCGGGCTCGCCCCGTACCTGCAACTCCTCCTCGCGCGCGACACGGAGACCGCGCTCGACCGGAAGCAGGTCATCAGCCGCGCCATCGGCAACCAGGCCGCCGTCGTGAAGCGGCTGGAGGCGGGCGCCAAGCGGCTCGACGCGCTGACGGGCTCGTCGCGGGAGGCGCTGGCGCGGCAGCGGAAGCTGACGGGTGAGCGGAAGCGGCGCCGGGACCGGGTGGACGACCGGCTCGCCGACGTGGCGGACGCGCTGGCGGAGCTGACACCGGCGAAGCGGGCGGCGCTGGACCGCATGGAGGTGCGGGGGGCGGAGGCGGAGCGGCGGGAGCTGATGGCGCCGGGCGACGGGGACGGCGGCGGCCCGGGCGCGGCGGAGGACGGCAAGCCCGGCGGGAGGCGCCCGGGGTCTGCCGGCGGCTCCTCCGGCGGCTCCCCCGACGGCACGTCCGGCGGTGCGTCCGGCGGTGCGTCCGGCGATACGGAGCGGGCCCGGGAGCCGGGTGCGCGGGGGCCGGCGGAGCGGGAGCCGTCGGGCGCCGGGCGGCGGGCCGTCTCGTACGCGCTGGACCAGGTCGGCAAGCCGTACCGCGCGGGCGCCGGCGGGCCGGGCGCCTTCGACTCCTCCGGGCTCACGCAGCGGGCGTGGCGGCACGCGGGCATCCGCATCCCGCGTACCGCCCGGGGCCAGTGGCGGGAGCTGCGCCGGGTGCCGCGGGACCGGATGCGGCCGGGGGACATCGTGGTGTACCACCGCGACGCCTCGCACGTGGCGCTGTACCTGGGGCACGGCCGGGTGGTGGAGGCGCCCCGCACGGGCCAGCGGGTACGGGTCGTACCCGTCACCATCCGGCCGGCGCGCGGCGCCGTACGCGCCGGCTGA
- a CDS encoding roadblock/LC7 domain-containing protein — protein sequence MNSTQEHRDALSSLRWMLDNFTAEVPGVRSVVVVSVDGLPLLAAPPQSASAGEQLATVVSGIGGLTNGAADVMDGGRVKQTMVAMEDGCLVVMQAGDGSLLGVLTEPDCDLSVAAYHMELFVGRVGHVLTPGLRGELTG from the coding sequence GTGAACAGCACACAGGAACACCGGGACGCCCTCAGCAGCCTGCGCTGGATGCTCGACAACTTCACCGCGGAAGTCCCGGGCGTACGGTCCGTGGTCGTCGTCTCCGTCGACGGGCTCCCCCTCCTCGCCGCCCCGCCGCAGTCCGCGTCGGCCGGCGAGCAACTGGCCACCGTCGTCTCGGGCATCGGCGGGCTCACCAACGGGGCCGCGGACGTCATGGACGGCGGCAGGGTCAAGCAGACGATGGTGGCGATGGAGGACGGCTGCCTGGTGGTCATGCAGGCGGGGGACGGCTCGCTGCTCGGCGTCCTCACCGAGCCGGACTGCGACCTGAGCGTCGCCGCGTACCACATGGAGCTGTTCGTCGGGCGCGTCGGCCACGTCCTCACCCCGGGCCTGCGCGGCGAGCTGACCGGCTGA
- a CDS encoding ATP-binding protein → MRTPVQPDRQEGRHAGRGARRRRGARPAPRMSPRVRAAYLVVGAAVLAAGAPGLVGALRAARGAGPGGRAQAASALQLQGALLVLCAVLAVGVVVYAARGGRGAEGADGFGTADGGASSAVAELAAVRTELAEAQESHVVERDSLLRERAALAERIGGLQASVQGTFVGLARRTLGLVERQLSFIDELEAHEQEPGTLETLFRLDHLAACMRRHSENLLVLAGADHRGTRRAHVPLIDVLRAAVGEIESYRRVVLSRDVPQVHVTGFASGDASHLLAELLENATACSPPESEVLLTGRLLGTGDLLLVVRDEGIGISPASRVDDLNARLADADPGPAPREALGLGLYVVARLAARHGVGVELRQRDGGLDAEVRLPARLLVAEPGGGGNEAAGAGVAGAGSAVAAAGAGGGAGPVARSPRAGGADGGERGSGAGERGAEPGPGTGPGADTSGVRHVGAAVPVRVGPQRSAPPDDGGARPSPPPFASARPVVAPRPGGWVRAEAGMLPRREPGGTVAGGAGAARPRTAGGVPAPSGGGTRDGAAVHGAASAHATPGHPAFDHPVLDHPVLDGHPVSGHPASDHAAAGRAPILHPAAGHPALAPAATGGLAAVGSLPRARAGAAQRGTEPAGGPSAARVPAVGSVAAVPAQARPGVDAREVRRLLGGLQQGSRDGRRAAAAEAATWEPTEQGAST, encoded by the coding sequence TTGCGGACCCCGGTGCAGCCGGATCGGCAGGAGGGCAGACACGCCGGCAGGGGCGCCCGGCGCCGCCGTGGCGCGCGCCCCGCGCCGCGCATGTCGCCGCGCGTCAGGGCGGCGTACCTCGTCGTCGGCGCCGCGGTGCTCGCGGCCGGGGCACCCGGCCTGGTCGGTGCGCTCCGCGCCGCCCGCGGGGCCGGCCCCGGGGGGCGGGCGCAGGCGGCGAGCGCGCTGCAACTGCAGGGCGCGCTGCTGGTGTTGTGCGCGGTGCTGGCCGTGGGAGTCGTCGTCTACGCGGCGCGCGGCGGGCGCGGCGCCGAGGGTGCCGACGGCTTCGGTACGGCGGACGGCGGCGCGTCGAGCGCGGTGGCCGAACTCGCCGCCGTACGCACGGAGCTGGCGGAGGCGCAGGAGAGCCATGTCGTCGAGCGCGACTCGCTGCTGCGCGAGCGGGCGGCGCTCGCCGAGCGCATCGGCGGGCTCCAGGCGAGCGTGCAGGGCACGTTCGTCGGGCTGGCGCGCCGCACGCTGGGGCTCGTCGAGCGCCAACTGTCCTTCATCGACGAACTGGAGGCACACGAGCAGGAACCCGGCACGCTGGAGACCCTGTTCCGGCTCGACCACCTCGCGGCCTGCATGCGCCGGCACAGCGAGAACCTGCTCGTGCTCGCCGGCGCCGACCACCGCGGGACGCGGCGCGCCCACGTCCCGCTGATCGACGTGCTGCGCGCGGCGGTCGGCGAGATCGAGTCGTACCGGCGGGTGGTGCTCTCGCGTGACGTGCCGCAGGTGCACGTCACGGGCTTCGCCTCCGGCGACGCGAGCCACCTGCTGGCGGAGCTGCTGGAGAACGCGACGGCGTGCTCGCCGCCGGAGTCCGAAGTGCTGCTGACCGGGCGGCTGCTGGGGACCGGCGACCTGCTGCTCGTCGTACGCGACGAGGGCATCGGCATCAGCCCGGCGAGCCGGGTCGACGACCTCAACGCCCGGCTCGCCGACGCCGACCCGGGGCCCGCGCCGCGGGAGGCGCTGGGGCTGGGGCTGTACGTGGTCGCGCGGCTGGCCGCGCGGCACGGGGTGGGCGTGGAACTGCGGCAGCGCGACGGCGGGCTGGACGCGGAGGTCCGGCTGCCGGCGCGGCTGCTGGTGGCGGAGCCCGGGGGCGGGGGGAACGAGGCCGCCGGCGCCGGCGTCGCGGGGGCCGGCAGTGCGGTCGCGGCGGCGGGTGCCGGCGGGGGCGCGGGTCCCGTCGCGCGGTCGCCCCGGGCGGGGGGAGCGGACGGCGGCGAACGGGGGAGCGGGGCCGGGGAGCGGGGCGCGGAGCCGGGTCCCGGAACGGGCCCGGGCGCGGACACCTCGGGCGTACGGCACGTGGGGGCGGCGGTGCCCGTACGGGTCGGGCCGCAGCGCTCCGCGCCGCCCGACGACGGCGGCGCGCGGCCGTCGCCACCGCCGTTCGCGTCGGCGCGGCCGGTGGTCGCACCGCGCCCCGGGGGATGGGTGCGCGCCGAGGCGGGGATGCTGCCGCGCCGGGAGCCCGGCGGAACGGTCGCCGGCGGCGCGGGGGCGGCGCGGCCCCGTACGGCGGGGGGCGTACCCGCGCCATCCGGCGGCGGGACCCGGGACGGTGCGGCGGTGCACGGTGCGGCGTCCGCGCACGCGACACCCGGTCACCCGGCCTTCGACCATCCGGTGCTGGACCATCCGGTGCTGGACGGTCATCCGGTATCGGGCCATCCGGCGTCCGACCACGCCGCCGCCGGCCGCGCGCCTATCCTCCATCCCGCGGCCGGTCACCCCGCGCTCGCCCCCGCCGCGACCGGCGGCCTGGCCGCCGTCGGCAGCCTGCCCCGCGCCCGCGCCGGCGCCGCCCAGCGCGGCACCGAGCCCGCCGGCGGTCCGTCCGCCGCCCGGGTGCCGGCCGTCGGCTCCGTGGCCGCCGTGCCCGCGCAGGCCCGGCCGGGGGTCGACGCGCGCGAGGTGCGGCGGTTGCTCGGCGGATTGCAGCAGGGGTCCCGGGACGGGCGGCGCGCCGCCGCCGCGGAGGCCGCGACATGGGAACCGACAGAGCAGGGAGCCAGCACGTGA
- a CDS encoding protein phosphatase 2C domain-containing protein, with amino-acid sequence MRIELASDPAAPPAPNEDYAAVALPASGTGGAVVVLDGVTPPRDGDTGCVHGVPWFVARLGGAFLELAGAREATLADCLADAIRRTAAAHGPACDLTHRRTPQATVAAARWDGETVEHLVLCDAALLLEGPDGAVRPVLDLRLSRLPRDRPAEEWRNREGGFFTAAADPEVAARAVTGGVPRTEVAALAALTDGVTRWTEVFGFGDWTALLQRVRKAGPQGVVEEVRAAEAADADRSRYRRGKVHDDASAVLVEL; translated from the coding sequence ATGCGCATCGAACTGGCCAGCGACCCCGCCGCACCACCCGCCCCGAACGAGGACTACGCCGCCGTGGCCCTGCCCGCCTCCGGCACCGGCGGGGCCGTGGTGGTGCTGGACGGCGTGACGCCGCCGCGGGACGGGGACACCGGCTGCGTGCACGGGGTGCCGTGGTTCGTGGCGCGGCTGGGCGGCGCGTTCCTGGAACTGGCCGGCGCCCGCGAAGCCACCCTCGCGGACTGCCTGGCGGACGCCATCCGCCGCACCGCCGCGGCCCACGGCCCGGCCTGCGACCTGACCCACCGGCGGACGCCGCAGGCCACGGTGGCGGCGGCGCGCTGGGACGGCGAGACGGTGGAGCACCTGGTGCTGTGCGACGCGGCACTGCTGCTGGAGGGGCCGGACGGCGCGGTGCGGCCGGTGCTCGACCTGCGGCTGTCGCGGTTGCCGCGGGACCGGCCGGCGGAGGAGTGGCGCAACCGCGAGGGCGGCTTCTTCACCGCCGCCGCCGACCCGGAGGTCGCGGCACGCGCGGTGACGGGCGGCGTGCCGCGTACGGAGGTGGCGGCGCTGGCGGCGCTGACGGACGGCGTGACGCGCTGGACGGAGGTGTTCGGCTTCGGCGACTGGACGGCGCTGCTGCAGCGGGTGCGGAAGGCGGGGCCGCAGGGTGTGGTGGAGGAGGTACGGGCGGCGGAGGCGGCGGACGCGGACCGCAGCCGGTACCGCAGGGGGAAGGTGCACGACGACGCGTCGGCGGTGCTGGTCGAGTTGTAG
- a CDS encoding MarR family transcriptional regulator — translation MDHVFLDLERELAVFYRRARGIAADMARQVAPGLEPGAYALLVRLEDGGRRATELACYFNIGKATVSRQLHALEELGLVDREPDPADGRAALVRLTEEGRRRVLSVRGARHAEYVQQLAGWDRGEVAELARLLARFNELNAGGGGRRQGG, via the coding sequence GTGGACCACGTCTTCCTCGATCTGGAGCGGGAGCTCGCGGTCTTCTACCGCCGGGCCCGCGGCATCGCGGCGGACATGGCCCGCCAGGTCGCTCCCGGACTCGAACCCGGCGCGTACGCGCTGCTGGTCCGGCTGGAGGACGGCGGGCGGCGCGCCACCGAGCTCGCCTGCTACTTCAACATCGGCAAGGCGACCGTCAGCCGGCAACTGCACGCCCTCGAAGAGCTGGGCCTCGTCGACCGCGAGCCCGACCCCGCCGACGGCCGGGCGGCGCTCGTCCGGCTGACGGAGGAGGGGCGGCGGCGGGTGCTGAGCGTACGGGGAGCGCGGCACGCGGAGTACGTGCAGCAGCTCGCCGGGTGGGACCGGGGCGAGGTCGCCGAACTGGCCCGGCTGCTCGCGCGGTTCAACGAACTGAACGCGGGCGGGGGCGGCCGGCGCCAGGGCGGCTGA
- a CDS encoding lysozyme, with translation MSSRVRTRPRIGRRSLAAAIATAATSLSLVAGLTSPAAAAGHRLNPDPRTLERGEAYMGAGIRLHEGTGAPAGSAGAAGGEAGPLATVEGVDVSSHQGNVNWSTLWNAGNRFAYVKATEGTGYKNPYFTQQYNGSYNIGMIRGAYHFALPNGASGAAQADYFASNGGGWSRDGKTLPGVLDIEFNPYGSTCYGLSQASMRSWISSFLTRYRERTGRYAVIYTNTNWWIQCTGNYGGFANNHPLWIARYASSPGTLPAGWGFYTFWQYTSTGPTVGDHNKFNGAYDRLQALANG, from the coding sequence ATGTCATCCCGAGTCCGCACCCGCCCGCGCATCGGGCGCCGCTCCCTCGCCGCCGCCATCGCCACCGCGGCCACCTCGCTCTCCCTCGTCGCCGGCCTGACCAGCCCCGCCGCCGCGGCGGGCCACCGGCTCAACCCCGACCCCCGCACCCTGGAGCGCGGCGAGGCGTACATGGGCGCCGGGATCCGCCTCCACGAAGGCACCGGCGCCCCCGCGGGGTCGGCCGGCGCGGCAGGCGGGGAGGCCGGCCCGCTCGCGACCGTCGAGGGTGTGGACGTCTCCAGCCACCAGGGCAACGTCAACTGGTCCACGCTCTGGAACGCCGGCAACCGCTTCGCGTACGTCAAGGCCACCGAGGGCACGGGCTACAAGAACCCGTACTTCACCCAGCAGTACAACGGCTCGTACAACATCGGGATGATCCGCGGCGCGTACCACTTCGCCCTCCCGAACGGCGCCAGCGGCGCCGCCCAGGCCGACTACTTCGCGAGCAACGGCGGCGGCTGGTCCCGCGACGGCAAGACGCTGCCGGGCGTGCTGGACATCGAGTTCAACCCCTACGGCTCCACGTGCTACGGACTCAGCCAGGCCTCGATGCGGAGCTGGATCAGCTCGTTCCTGACCCGCTACCGGGAGCGGACCGGCCGCTACGCGGTGATCTACACGAACACCAACTGGTGGATCCAGTGCACCGGCAACTACGGCGGCTTCGCGAACAACCACCCGCTGTGGATCGCCCGCTACGCCTCCTCGCCCGGCACGCTGCCGGCGGGCTGGGGCTTCTACACCTTCTGGCAGTACACCTCGACGGGCCCCACGGTCGGCGACCACAACAAGTTCAACGGCGCCTACGACCGCCTCCAGGCCCTCGCCAACGGCTGA
- the lon gene encoding endopeptidase La, giving the protein MATESSSNAPLALPVLPLDDEVVLPGMVVPLDLSDREVRAAVEAAQAAARGSGHKPRVLLVPRVDGTYVGTGVLGRVEQVGRLADGDPGALIRGIARIRIGAGTTGPGAALWVEGTETEESVPDPVPGAVTELMKEYKAVATDWLRKRGAWQVVDRVQQIDDVGQLADNAGYSPFLSTEQRIELLETTDPVARLKLATQWLKEHLAEQDVAESIAKDVQEGVDKQQREFLLRRQLEAVRKELRELNGEPDGEESDDYRARVEAADLPEKVREAALKEVDKLERSSDASPEGGWIRTWLDTVLEMPWSERTEDAYDITGAKEILDADHAGLEDVKERITEYLAVRKRRADRGLGLVGGRRGGAVLALVGPPGVGKTSLGESVARAMGRKFVRVALGGVRDEAEIRGHRRTYVGALPGRVVRAIKEAGSMNPVVLLDEIDKVGSDFRGDPAAALLEVLDPAQNHTFRDHYLEVELDLSDVVFLATANVLEAIPEALLDRMELVRLDGYTEDEKVTIARDHLLPRQLERAGLEAGEVAIEDDALRKLAGEYTREAGVRNLERALARLLRKIAAQHELGDAKLPYEVGVDQLRPLIGRPHHTPESATDPAERRTAVPGVATGLAVTGAGGDVLYIEASLADPESGASGLTLTGQLGDVMKESAHIALSFLRSRGAELELPVGDLKDRGIHLHVPAGAVPKDGPSAGITMTTALASLLSGRQVRTDVAMTGEVSLTGRVLPIGGVKQKLLAAHRAGVTTVIIPKRNEPDLDDVPAEVLEKLEVHPVSDVRHVLDLALTPAGAATPAADPEVPVAA; this is encoded by the coding sequence ATGGCTACTGAGTCCAGCTCGAACGCGCCGCTGGCCCTGCCCGTCCTGCCGCTCGATGACGAGGTCGTGCTCCCCGGCATGGTCGTGCCACTCGACCTCTCGGACCGCGAGGTGCGGGCCGCGGTCGAGGCCGCGCAGGCCGCGGCGCGCGGCAGCGGACACAAACCCAGGGTGCTGCTCGTCCCGCGGGTCGACGGCACGTACGTGGGCACCGGTGTCCTCGGCCGTGTCGAGCAGGTCGGCCGGCTGGCCGACGGCGACCCCGGCGCGCTGATCCGCGGCATAGCCCGGATCCGCATCGGCGCCGGCACGACGGGCCCGGGGGCCGCACTGTGGGTGGAGGGCACGGAGACCGAGGAGTCGGTACCCGACCCCGTCCCCGGCGCCGTCACGGAGCTGATGAAGGAGTACAAGGCCGTCGCGACCGACTGGCTGCGCAAGCGCGGCGCCTGGCAGGTCGTGGACCGCGTCCAGCAGATCGACGACGTCGGCCAGCTCGCCGACAACGCCGGCTACTCGCCCTTCCTCAGCACCGAACAGCGCATCGAGCTGCTGGAGACCACCGACCCGGTGGCCCGGCTGAAGCTGGCCACGCAGTGGCTGAAGGAGCACCTGGCCGAGCAGGACGTCGCCGAGTCCATCGCCAAGGACGTCCAGGAGGGCGTCGACAAGCAGCAGCGCGAGTTCCTGCTGCGGCGCCAGTTGGAGGCCGTGCGCAAGGAGCTGCGCGAGCTGAACGGCGAGCCCGACGGCGAGGAGTCCGACGACTACCGCGCCCGGGTCGAGGCCGCCGACCTGCCCGAGAAGGTCCGCGAGGCGGCCCTGAAGGAGGTCGACAAGCTGGAGCGCTCCTCCGACGCCTCGCCCGAGGGCGGCTGGATCAGGACGTGGCTCGACACGGTCCTGGAGATGCCGTGGAGCGAGCGTACGGAGGACGCGTACGACATCACCGGCGCCAAGGAGATCCTCGACGCCGACCACGCGGGCCTGGAGGACGTCAAGGAGCGCATCACCGAGTACCTGGCGGTGCGCAAGCGCCGCGCGGACCGGGGCCTGGGCCTCGTCGGCGGCCGGCGCGGCGGCGCGGTGCTCGCGCTCGTCGGCCCGCCCGGCGTCGGCAAGACGTCGCTGGGCGAGTCCGTGGCGCGCGCCATGGGCCGCAAGTTCGTCCGGGTCGCCCTCGGCGGCGTCCGGGACGAGGCGGAGATCCGCGGCCACCGGCGTACGTACGTCGGGGCGCTGCCCGGCCGTGTCGTCCGGGCCATCAAGGAGGCCGGTTCGATGAACCCGGTCGTCCTGCTGGACGAGATCGACAAGGTCGGCTCCGACTTCCGCGGCGACCCGGCCGCGGCCCTGCTGGAGGTCCTGGACCCGGCGCAGAACCACACGTTCCGCGACCACTACCTGGAAGTCGAGCTGGACCTGTCCGACGTGGTCTTCCTCGCCACCGCGAACGTCCTCGAAGCCATCCCCGAGGCGCTGCTGGACCGCATGGAGCTGGTCCGCCTCGACGGCTACACCGAGGACGAGAAGGTCACCATCGCCCGTGACCACCTGCTGCCCCGGCAGTTGGAGCGCGCGGGCCTGGAGGCCGGCGAGGTCGCCATCGAGGACGACGCGCTGCGCAAGCTGGCGGGCGAGTACACCCGCGAGGCGGGCGTACGGAACCTGGAGCGCGCCCTCGCCCGGCTGCTCCGCAAGATCGCGGCGCAGCACGAACTGGGCGACGCGAAGCTGCCGTACGAGGTCGGCGTCGACCAGCTCCGCCCGCTGATCGGCCGTCCGCACCACACCCCGGAGTCGGCCACCGACCCCGCGGAGCGCCGCACGGCGGTCCCGGGCGTGGCGACGGGCCTGGCGGTGACGGGCGCCGGCGGCGACGTGCTGTACATCGAGGCGTCGCTGGCCGACCCCGAGTCGGGCGCCTCCGGGCTGACCCTGACGGGGCAGCTCGGCGACGTGATGAAGGAGTCGGCGCACATCGCGCTCTCCTTCCTCCGCTCGCGCGGCGCGGAGCTGGAGCTGCCGGTGGGTGACCTGAAGGACCGGGGCATCCACCTGCACGTTCCGGCGGGCGCGGTCCCGAAGGACGGGCCGAGCGCGGGCATCACGATGACGACGGCGCTGGCGTCGCTGCTCAGCGGCCGGCAGGTGCGTACGGACGTCGCGATGACCGGTGAGGTCTCGCTGACGGGCCGGGTGCTGCCGATCGGCGGCGTCAAGCAGAAGCTGCTGGCGGCGCACCGGGCGGGGGTCACCACGGTGATCATCCCGAAGCGGAACGAGCCGGACCTGGACGACGTGCCGGCGGAGGTCCTGGAGAAACTGGAGGTCCACCCGGTCTCCGACGTCCGCCACGTCCTCGACCTGGCCCTGACCCCGGCCGGGGCGGCGACGCCGGCCGCGGACCCGGAGGTCCCGGTGGCGGCCTGA
- a CDS encoding spermidine synthase — MSSENDAAPAVTVDRRSGPYGEVVLRRRGTHHEIIANGVFLMDTSDGRSERLLIRAAAQAVRSGSPSPALLIGGLGVGFSLAEAAADPRWGRITVVEREPAVLAWHTGPAPGTPRAAAVTTGAAAGTTGTTCAAAGTAGRPATGDPPLAHLSGDALADPRVALVEADLLDHLATAPQRCRHAYDAVCLDIDNGPDWTVTEGNTGLYAPAGLAACRDRLTPGGVLAVWSARPSPAFEAALRAAGFTDVRTEEIPVRRGAPDAVHLAVRPADTARGTRPGAVRSP, encoded by the coding sequence ATGAGCAGCGAGAACGACGCGGCGCCCGCCGTGACGGTGGACCGCAGGTCCGGCCCGTACGGAGAGGTCGTGCTGCGCCGGCGCGGCACGCACCACGAGATCATCGCGAACGGCGTCTTCCTCATGGACACCTCCGACGGCCGCTCCGAGCGGCTGCTGATCCGGGCCGCGGCGCAGGCAGTCCGCAGCGGCTCCCCGTCCCCCGCGCTGCTGATCGGCGGGCTCGGCGTGGGCTTCTCGCTCGCCGAGGCGGCGGCGGACCCGCGCTGGGGGCGGATCACGGTGGTCGAGCGCGAGCCTGCGGTCCTCGCGTGGCACACCGGACCGGCACCGGGAACACCCCGCGCGGCGGCGGTCACCACCGGCGCGGCGGCGGGCACGACCGGCACGACCTGTGCCGCGGCCGGCACCGCCGGCCGCCCCGCGACGGGAGACCCACCTCTCGCCCACCTCAGCGGCGACGCCCTCGCCGACCCCCGCGTCGCACTCGTCGAGGCCGACCTTCTCGACCACCTCGCCACCGCCCCCCAGCGCTGCCGACACGCCTACGACGCCGTCTGCCTCGACATCGACAACGGCCCCGACTGGACCGTCACCGAGGGCAACACCGGCCTCTACGCCCCGGCCGGACTCGCCGCATGCCGCGACCGCCTCACCCCCGGCGGCGTCCTCGCCGTCTGGTCCGCCCGCCCCTCCCCCGCGTTCGAGGCCGCCCTCCGCGCCGCCGGCTTCACGGACGTACGCACCGAGGAGATCCCCGTGCGCCGCGGCGCACCCGACGCCGTCCACCTCGCCGTCCGGCCCGCGGACACCGCGCGCGGAACGCGGCCGGGGGCTGTCCGTTCCCCGTAG
- a CDS encoding response regulator transcription factor, with amino-acid sequence MADRQALNGRADHAAAVTPGAQRRVLVVEDDPTIGQAISARLRAEGFQVRTAGDGPAAVATAAEWGPDLLVLDVMLPGFDGLEVCRRVQAQRLVPVLMLTARDDETDMLVGLGVGADDYMTKPFSMRELAARVHVLLRRVERATQAAGAVRDDTLRLGELEIDHTERRVRVGGDDVHLTPTEFELLACLANQPRAVLSREQLLVEVWEWEDASGTRTVDSHIKALRRKIGAERIRTVHGVGYALETPVT; translated from the coding sequence ATGGCAGACAGACAAGCCCTGAACGGCCGCGCTGACCACGCGGCCGCAGTGACACCCGGCGCCCAGCGAAGAGTGCTGGTCGTCGAGGACGACCCGACCATCGGCCAGGCGATATCGGCGCGGCTGCGCGCCGAGGGCTTCCAGGTACGCACGGCAGGCGACGGCCCGGCCGCGGTGGCGACCGCGGCGGAGTGGGGGCCCGACCTGCTCGTGCTCGACGTGATGCTGCCCGGCTTCGACGGGCTGGAGGTGTGCCGCCGGGTGCAGGCCCAGCGGCTCGTGCCGGTGCTGATGCTGACCGCGCGGGACGACGAGACGGACATGCTCGTCGGCCTCGGCGTCGGCGCCGACGACTACATGACCAAACCCTTCTCCATGCGCGAGCTGGCCGCGCGGGTGCACGTGCTGCTGCGCCGCGTGGAGCGCGCCACGCAGGCGGCGGGCGCCGTCCGGGACGACACGCTGCGCCTGGGCGAGCTGGAGATCGACCACACCGAGCGGCGGGTACGGGTCGGCGGGGACGACGTCCATCTGACGCCGACGGAGTTCGAGCTGCTGGCGTGTCTGGCCAACCAGCCGCGGGCGGTGCTCTCCCGCGAGCAGCTCCTGGTGGAGGTCTGGGAGTGGGAGGACGCCTCGGGGACGCGCACCGTGGACAGCCACATCAAGGCGCTGCGCCGCAAGATCGGCGCGGAGCGGATCCGTACGGTCCACGGCGTGGGGTACGCGCTGGAGACCCCCGTCACATGA